DNA sequence from the Oryza brachyantha chromosome 5, ObraRS2, whole genome shotgun sequence genome:
TATAGGGCTTTGTAGTTCAgcggttcaaactttaaacaaaacaaaaaaaacctgCCGATCCAAGGTGGCAAGGTCCACCATATGAGCCAACCATAGATAACAAGTGAAATAAACAGCAACGACCCATTAACGATACGAGAGTCATCTGATATCGCAGGTAAGTAACGATGTTGTTCAACACAAGATACAGCTTCAGACAAAAACGAAATAGCCACCAATACTCTTTGATATTCAAGGTTCAAGAAAAAAAGCGAAATGAGTGCGTCTAACATAAAACGtctcaaattttggcttcacACAGATAAAGATGGATATCTAGGCAGCGATGTCCTCTGAAAGGAAAGCCTGACCCGGGGCACGAGCAGACAGACGACCATGGCAACCAAGTAGCTGCACAACAAAGATAGTACAAGGTAAGATGATCCGTGCAGCTTTGTCAACGCGTGTGTATGACAACACTACAGTAAATTTCGCCAAGCcataaaacaaaagtaaaCAGCTAAACATTCCCAACAGGataaagaaataataataactgAACAGGCAACATAAAAGGCAAAGTCCATTTATAGCCCTTCAACTTTCACAGGAATTTTCACCCTCAGCTACATAAAAAGCTATTTGTAATCCTATACTTCCAAAACCGAGCAAGATCCTCAACTACATAAAAAGCTATTTACAATCAAGGATGAAGTATGTCAGGTTTCTAAAAGTTTAGGGTGAAAAATAACCGGCTTTGTTTTTAAGGGTGGAAATGAACTTTCATGAAAGTTTAAGGTGCAAAAATTGGACTTCAATAACCGTATTTATTCATGAGTATGAGTGACAGACGTTACAAAAAGGACCGGCAAGtcagaaacaaaaaacaaaaagcaTTCCTACCTGGGTTAACATTAACTGGATAAGCCAACGAAACACTAAAATTAAAGCATTAAAATGCTCATCCtgatttttaacatataaagaTAAACATTAGTTAAGAAACAGCATGGTTACCTTAGCATTGACGCCATCAGGCACAATTCTACCCTCACTCTTGAGTTTGACATACTGATCACGGTTGAACTTGGTGAAACCCCTGAACAAGTGTAGATTAGAATTTGCACAAGATCGGACATATGAATGACATATTAGAAAATGAGATGTGCATGTATCATGTGAGCATCGCCTTATATGGTACTTACCACTTTCTACTTTCAATGATCTTTTGGCGGCCAGGGAACTTGAACTTGGCACGACGGAGGGCTTCGCTGGCATGGACCGCATTGTTGGGCTTGCACCGCACGGAAAGGAGGACCTGGCCAATATCCACCCTAGCGCAGGTGCCCTGTGGCTTTCCAAAAGCACCCCTCATCCCAGTCTGGAGCCTATCCGCCCCAGCACACGAAAGCATCTTGTTGATACGAAGCACATGGAATGGGTGAACCCGAACCCGGAGGTGGAAGGCATCCTTTCCTGCAGACTTGGTCATGTACTTGTTGCACGCGATACGTGCAGCCTCAAGAGCCTCACTAGTGACATTCTCCTTCTCCCAAGAGACGAGATGCACGCAGTGGGAGAACTCATCCACGCCCTTCTTCTTCATCCCAACATCGTAGATCCTGATCTTGGGGTCAGGGACACCACGGCAGTACCTCGACTTGGGGTAGGGCTTGTTCTTGATCTGGCGATAGCACCTCGCAGGTCCTAACCAAGGCAAAGCCACAAAGTCTAGTTACTAACAACTCAGCAAAAAAGGCAGACAGCAGCGTGAATTGCGTAGCGCAGAGAAGAAATTGCTTATACATATCCAAAAGCATATACATATCCAAAAGCACCTACAGCACCCACTGTAGACTGAGCAGCATAAATTATACTTACAATAGGACATGCCTGACTTCTTTGCAAACTAAAATATGATCAATGAACAACCAAATATGATCTATAAACAATCAATATATGAGCACAAAATGGTATGGAAGTAACGAAATTCACTACCGGGAATCCCAGTTGGTAACCAACACACAAACAAACCCATTTCTAATTAGAAAACACGGAGGCCATTTCTAATTAGCAAAGGATACAGTTCATTTG
Encoded proteins:
- the LOC102707035 gene encoding 60S ribosomal protein L10-2, yielding MGRRPARCYRQIKNKPYPKSRYCRGVPDPKIRIYDVGMKKKGVDEFSHCVHLVSWEKENVTSEALEAARIACNKYMTKSAGKDAFHLRVRVHPFHVLRINKMLSCAGADRLQTGMRGAFGKPQGTCARVDIGQVLLSVRCKPNNAVHASEALRRAKFKFPGRQKIIESRKWGFTKFNRDQYVKLKSEGRIVPDGVNAKLLGCHGRLSARAPGQAFLSEDIAA